In the Atribacteraceae bacterium genome, one interval contains:
- a CDS encoding sugar phosphate isomerase/epimerase family protein, whose protein sequence is MKIGIDSYCYHRYLGEIYPFQETTSRRMTFPEVIRRAKELGGDGVSLETCFLPEDEAGLQAIRRSLDETGLEVLLAWGHPDGFEGGSRPEMMKDLEKHLRLCEILGTSVMRVVGSSLAFRHEPHGPQIERLIRLFREITPQAQDRGITLGIENHLDFSSREILEIVDGVASPHFGITMDTGNALRNGENPVDVARAFAGRIVATHIKDVLPLYGGNPADWYFFACVPIGRGIIDFPALLKALEEGGYHDLLAVEIDYLHPDFGEEDAAVEESIKYLKKYRDGSGGR, encoded by the coding sequence ATGAAAATCGGCATCGACAGCTATTGTTACCACCGCTACCTGGGAGAAATCTATCCGTTCCAGGAAACCACCTCTCGCCGGATGACATTTCCGGAAGTGATCAGACGGGCTAAAGAGCTGGGAGGGGATGGGGTCTCCCTGGAGACCTGTTTTCTCCCGGAGGATGAGGCGGGTCTTCAGGCGATCCGCCGATCTCTTGATGAAACCGGGCTTGAGGTGCTCCTGGCCTGGGGACATCCGGACGGTTTTGAGGGAGGTAGTCGCCCGGAAATGATGAAGGACCTGGAAAAACACTTAAGGCTCTGCGAAATCCTGGGGACCTCGGTCATGCGGGTGGTCGGTTCCAGCCTGGCCTTCCGGCACGAGCCCCATGGTCCGCAGATCGAAAGGCTGATCAGGCTTTTCCGGGAGATCACCCCCCAGGCCCAGGACCGGGGAATTACCCTGGGTATCGAAAACCATCTCGATTTTTCCTCCCGGGAGATTCTCGAGATCGTCGACGGGGTCGCTTCTCCCCACTTCGGCATCACCATGGATACGGGTAATGCCCTGCGGAACGGAGAAAACCCGGTGGATGTCGCCCGGGCCTTTGCCGGACGGATCGTCGCCACCCACATCAAGGATGTTTTGCCGTTGTATGGAGGGAATCCGGCCGACTGGTACTTCTTTGCCTGTGTGCCCATCGGCAGGGGCATTATCGATTTTCCCGCCCTGCTGAAAGCGCTCGAAGAGGGTGGCTACCATGACCTTCTGGCTGTGGAAATCGATTACCTCCATCCTGATTTCGGGGAAGAGGACGCCGCGGTTGAGGAGAGTATCAAGTATCTG